A window of the Halostagnicola kamekurae genome harbors these coding sequences:
- a CDS encoding ATP-binding cassette domain-containing protein, with the protein MAAIQVDELTRTFGDVTAVDDLSFTVDDGELFGLLGPNGAGKSTLINVLVTLLGPTTGTARVNGYDVSSEMGAVRNSIGVVFQEQTLDEELTGEENLAFHARLYGMGRRERTARIDEVLELVGLTDVRDDRVGTYSGGMKRRLEIGRGLLHKPAVLFLDEPTAGLDARTRRDTWEYIQRMNADDGVSIVLTTHYIEEAEHLCDRVAIVDDGEIAAIDSPEALKADLGGSVVSLAVDGSVSAFRDRLEDRPWAVEYTRTESGVNVTVERGEDRIADLVHLADEVDAQITSVDIHRPNLETVFLSLTGDTIASREASHERSGEEIIEPTGDGTPHQRAVDGRSESVHGGNDE; encoded by the coding sequence ATGGCTGCGATACAAGTCGACGAGTTGACCCGAACGTTCGGAGACGTGACAGCTGTCGACGACCTCTCGTTTACGGTCGACGACGGGGAGCTGTTCGGTCTCCTCGGGCCGAACGGCGCGGGCAAGTCGACTCTCATTAACGTGCTCGTTACCCTCCTGGGCCCGACTACGGGAACTGCAAGGGTAAACGGCTACGACGTCAGTTCGGAGATGGGGGCCGTTCGCAACAGCATCGGGGTCGTCTTCCAGGAACAGACCCTCGACGAGGAACTCACCGGCGAAGAGAACCTCGCCTTCCACGCCCGGCTCTACGGAATGGGGCGACGCGAACGGACGGCACGGATCGACGAGGTGCTCGAGCTCGTCGGACTCACGGACGTCCGAGACGATCGCGTCGGGACGTACTCCGGCGGCATGAAACGGCGACTCGAGATCGGCCGCGGGTTGTTACACAAACCTGCGGTGCTCTTTCTCGACGAGCCGACCGCCGGTCTCGACGCTCGCACCCGACGGGACACCTGGGAATACATCCAGCGGATGAACGCGGACGACGGCGTCTCGATCGTTCTGACCACCCACTATATTGAAGAGGCAGAACACCTCTGTGACCGCGTCGCGATCGTCGACGACGGCGAAATCGCCGCGATCGATTCGCCCGAAGCGCTCAAGGCGGATCTCGGCGGAAGCGTCGTCTCGCTTGCCGTCGATGGATCGGTGTCGGCGTTCCGCGACCGCCTCGAGGACCGGCCGTGGGCCGTCGAGTACACGAGAACTGAAAGTGGCGTCAACGTCACGGTCGAACGCGGCGAAGACCGGATCGCGGATCTCGTTCACCTGGCCGACGAGGTCGACGCACAGATCACGTCCGTCGACATTCACCGGCCGAATCTGGAAACGGTGTTCCTCTCGTTGACGGGCGATACGATCGCCTCCCGTGAAGCGTCCCACGAACGTTCTGGAGAGGAGATTATCGAACCGACCGGTGACGGAACTCCACACCAGCGTGCCGTAGACGGCCGGTCCGAATCGGTCCACGGAGGGAACGACGAATGA
- a CDS encoding DUF2070 family protein, which translates to MGADNVDIFKHIVFSLPPLPVQIAAMVVLSPVYAAVTYLSFNTFAPVELLPGIIPLIALSVYFVPSFVPAELFYHVLPDYPRHWSYFLALTNQLFVFVYALILSGADTGSNAWRIIWLALITVSLTNVLVLTVSVGHERLKRIIPVSILQPLLLIGVFQVFIGRAVGIEDSVILLHFGVLLGVVAFLVLVLKVFDYLIGSNANVSAFELTSSLLKGERSALDLGYISKPDVQTLEVDNGRSLTLAAPWVHPGPLGGFGGGELSQEVIESLNETGAGFFLHVPCTHKEDLADPADATKILEAVGEPEKTARASRLYSKDYDDVRFYGRTVDDSKIVFFEAEGIDDYHPGIFMGDVSRDDVLLVDMHNHHIHAEMDTEIQYGTEEAARLKRYFDDFLETLDGLDTYEYEAGFDVDCDGDPVVALVEEVDSQTTLVFGTDTNGVTDDLRALRERLENEFDEVILFSTDTHASVYELANMDEVETDVVEGVIQNASENVSNARIGLTNRQSDPVRLLKLDYSGLVFSVNIIIRLILISLAAFYLLLIVLVF; encoded by the coding sequence ATGGGCGCTGACAACGTCGACATCTTCAAGCACATCGTCTTCAGTCTCCCACCGCTTCCCGTTCAGATCGCGGCGATGGTCGTTTTGAGTCCCGTGTACGCGGCGGTGACGTACCTGTCGTTCAACACGTTCGCGCCGGTCGAATTGCTCCCCGGAATCATCCCGCTCATCGCGCTCTCGGTCTATTTCGTCCCCTCGTTCGTCCCCGCCGAACTCTTCTATCACGTGCTCCCGGACTACCCCCGTCACTGGAGTTATTTCCTCGCCCTGACGAATCAGCTGTTCGTCTTCGTCTATGCGCTGATCCTCTCCGGTGCCGACACCGGCTCGAACGCCTGGCGGATCATCTGGCTGGCGCTGATTACGGTGAGTCTCACGAACGTACTCGTACTGACCGTCTCGGTCGGTCACGAGCGATTGAAACGGATAATTCCAGTTTCGATTCTCCAGCCGCTTCTGTTGATCGGCGTATTTCAGGTCTTCATCGGACGAGCCGTCGGTATCGAAGATTCCGTGATCCTCCTCCACTTCGGTGTCTTGCTCGGCGTCGTCGCGTTTCTCGTTCTCGTCCTGAAAGTGTTCGACTACCTGATCGGAAGCAACGCGAACGTTTCGGCGTTCGAACTCACCTCGAGCCTCCTGAAAGGCGAACGATCGGCGTTGGATCTGGGTTACATCTCGAAACCCGACGTTCAGACGTTGGAAGTCGACAACGGCCGTTCGCTCACGCTCGCCGCCCCCTGGGTTCACCCCGGTCCGCTCGGCGGGTTCGGCGGCGGCGAGCTCAGTCAGGAAGTGATCGAGAGCCTGAACGAAACCGGAGCCGGATTCTTCCTCCACGTCCCCTGTACGCACAAAGAGGACCTCGCCGACCCAGCCGACGCTACGAAGATACTAGAAGCCGTCGGAGAACCCGAGAAAACGGCCCGCGCCTCGAGGCTGTATTCGAAAGACTACGACGACGTCCGTTTTTACGGGCGCACCGTCGACGACTCGAAGATCGTCTTCTTCGAAGCCGAGGGAATAGACGACTATCACCCGGGCATCTTCATGGGAGACGTCTCGAGAGATGACGTGTTGCTGGTGGACATGCACAACCACCACATTCACGCGGAGATGGATACGGAGATCCAGTACGGAACCGAAGAAGCCGCGCGACTCAAGCGATACTTCGACGATTTCCTCGAAACGCTCGACGGTCTCGACACGTACGAGTACGAGGCCGGTTTCGACGTCGACTGCGACGGGGATCCGGTCGTCGCGCTGGTCGAAGAAGTAGACTCCCAGACGACCCTCGTCTTCGGAACCGACACGAACGGCGTCACCGACGACCTGCGAGCGCTGCGCGAGCGACTCGAGAACGAGTTCGACGAAGTGATTTTGTTCTCGACGGATACCCACGCGTCGGTGTACGAACTCGCGAACATGGACGAAGTCGAAACGGACGTGGTCGAGGGGGTTATTCAAAACGCCTCCGAGAACGTCTCGAATGCGCGTATCGGCCTCACGAACCGGCAATCCGACCCGGTGCGGTTGCTCAAGCTCGATTACAGCGGTCTCGTTTTCAGCGTGAACATCATCATCAGGCTCATCCTCATCTCGCTCGCGGCGTTCTATCTGTTACTGATAGTACTGGTGTTCTGA
- a CDS encoding dicarboxylate/amino acid:cation symporter: MAKRFTSVWRRYRSVPIVYRIGAAFVLGAIVGLAVGPAATELQPLGDLFIRLLEMVIVPIIVFTLLMATRELSPKNLGKIGGQVTVLYLITTAIAIGIGLAVSNLINPGAGMVIEETSVETEQTPSIVDQLFAIVPANPMTALAEGNILSIIFFTLIFGLGMTIVREEVEPDSAVRNGIETIFDVVDAGAEVMFKIVWGVMEFGVLGVFALMAALFGEIGLAVIEAYLMLSLTLVLAVGIQITLVYLLVIVRGAVGESPLDFIRGTKEALITALSIRSSTATLPVTMSNADENLRIKERVYGFSLPLGATVNMDGTSMYLGIVAIFAANIAGVSLTLVEQVTILLTALLASIGTAGVPSASLVMMSAVLTQAGLPLEVIGMIAGIDPLLDRLRTMNNIAGDLAVTTVVAKWNDAIDLTAGVWADGASGLREEPVSTTNDD; this comes from the coding sequence ATGGCAAAGAGATTCACGTCCGTGTGGCGACGATATCGGTCAGTACCGATCGTCTACCGGATCGGCGCGGCGTTCGTTCTCGGTGCGATCGTCGGGTTGGCCGTCGGTCCGGCGGCGACGGAGCTACAGCCTCTCGGCGACCTGTTTATCCGATTGCTCGAGATGGTCATCGTCCCGATCATCGTGTTCACGCTGTTGATGGCGACGAGAGAGCTGTCTCCGAAGAATCTCGGGAAGATCGGCGGGCAGGTCACGGTTCTGTACCTGATAACGACCGCTATCGCGATCGGAATCGGACTCGCCGTGAGCAACCTGATAAATCCCGGCGCCGGGATGGTGATCGAAGAGACTTCGGTCGAAACCGAACAGACGCCGTCGATCGTCGATCAGTTGTTCGCGATCGTTCCCGCGAACCCGATGACTGCGCTCGCGGAGGGGAACATCCTCTCGATCATCTTTTTCACGCTGATCTTCGGTCTCGGGATGACGATCGTTCGAGAAGAAGTCGAGCCCGATTCGGCCGTTCGAAACGGGATCGAGACTATCTTCGACGTGGTCGACGCCGGCGCGGAGGTGATGTTCAAAATCGTCTGGGGCGTGATGGAGTTCGGCGTTCTCGGCGTGTTCGCGCTGATGGCGGCCCTGTTCGGCGAAATCGGCCTCGCGGTTATCGAAGCGTACCTCATGCTCTCGCTGACGCTCGTCCTCGCGGTCGGGATCCAGATCACGCTCGTCTACCTCCTCGTAATCGTTCGCGGGGCCGTTGGCGAGTCCCCGCTGGATTTTATCCGAGGCACCAAAGAGGCGCTCATCACCGCCCTCAGCATCCGTTCGTCGACGGCGACGCTGCCGGTCACCATGTCGAACGCGGACGAAAACCTCCGCATCAAAGAGCGGGTGTACGGCTTTTCGCTGCCGCTCGGTGCGACCGTCAACATGGACGGAACGTCGATGTACCTCGGTATCGTCGCCATCTTCGCTGCGAACATCGCAGGCGTCTCCCTGACGCTTGTCGAACAGGTGACGATCCTGCTTACGGCGCTGCTCGCAAGTATCGGCACCGCTGGCGTCCCAAGCGCGAGTCTGGTCATGATGTCCGCGGTGTTGACCCAGGCCGGACTGCCGCTCGAGGTGATCGGAATGATCGCGGGTATCGATCCGCTGCTCGATCGACTCCGAACGATGAACAATATCGCGGGCGACCTCGCAGTGACCACGGTGGTCGCGAAGTGGAACGATGCGATCGACCTCACTGCCGGCGTCTGGGCTGACGGAGCCAGCGGATTGCGCGAGGAGCCGGTCAGTACCACGAACGACGATTGA
- a CDS encoding calcium/sodium antiporter, whose product MIDGGLVALVTLALSIVVLWIGAEVFVSHAARVARRFGLSELVVGLTVVAMGTSAPEAAVSVDAALAGNGDIAVANVVGSNLFNIGIVLGGIAAIVGVRSSARMVRRDGTAMVLSTLLLLAVLWDLRVTRLEGVALLVAFVGYIAILFVRPDELEEDPINERGEGLMDEPVEDSTDEPVEDPMDERGATWRTALLLVGGLGTIVVGAHFLVESAVAVAESAGLSEWVIGETIVAVGTSTPEIVASVAAARKGMGDISAGNLIGSNVFNALFVLGVTSTLTPIAIAATAIGTTVWLLGLSVLTALLLGTDRKLGRLEGATLMAINLGRWILDVV is encoded by the coding sequence ATGATAGACGGCGGACTCGTTGCACTCGTCACGTTGGCTCTGAGCATCGTGGTCCTATGGATCGGTGCGGAGGTGTTCGTGTCCCACGCGGCCAGAGTGGCGCGGCGCTTCGGCCTCTCGGAGCTGGTCGTCGGCCTCACAGTGGTCGCGATGGGAACCTCGGCACCGGAGGCTGCCGTCAGTGTCGACGCCGCGCTCGCCGGAAACGGTGACATCGCGGTAGCGAACGTCGTCGGCTCGAACCTCTTTAACATCGGAATCGTGCTCGGCGGGATCGCGGCCATCGTCGGCGTTCGAAGCTCAGCTCGGATGGTCCGCCGAGACGGAACGGCGATGGTACTTTCGACGCTGCTGCTGTTGGCGGTCCTGTGGGACCTCCGGGTTACCCGTCTCGAAGGGGTCGCCCTGCTCGTTGCGTTCGTCGGCTATATCGCAATTCTGTTCGTCCGACCGGACGAATTGGAGGAAGATCCAATAAACGAACGGGGGGAGGGTTTGATGGACGAACCGGTAGAAGATTCGACGGACGAACCCGTGGAAGATCCAATGGACGAACGCGGGGCAACGTGGCGGACGGCTCTCCTTCTCGTCGGCGGGCTCGGCACCATCGTCGTCGGTGCACACTTCCTCGTGGAATCGGCAGTGGCCGTCGCCGAGTCGGCAGGCCTCTCCGAGTGGGTCATCGGGGAAACCATCGTCGCAGTCGGTACTTCCACCCCGGAGATCGTCGCTTCCGTTGCCGCCGCCCGGAAGGGAATGGGCGATATCTCCGCCGGCAACCTCATCGGGAGTAACGTCTTCAATGCGCTGTTCGTTCTGGGCGTCACGTCGACGCTCACGCCTATCGCAATCGCAGCGACCGCCATCGGAACCACGGTCTGGCTGCTTGGTCTCTCCGTGCTCACCGCTTTGCTGCTCGGAACGGACAGGAAGTTAGGGCGACTCGAGGGAGCGACGCTCATGGCGATCAACTTGGGCCGGTGGATACTCGACGTGGTGTAG
- a CDS encoding IclR family transcriptional regulator, which yields MTPGDGPNRRVKTTDTVVEIVGTLQSMNSATLAELAAELPYAKSTIHSHLATLESNEYVVQREDEYELGLKFLEHGMFVKDTYQISRIGAPILEDLAEATGEVAWTIVEEHGKAVYLDKAMGDNAVQTHARVGGRARLHHLATGKLILAYLPDERVREIIDRHGLPELTPHTITDPAELREELEQIRADGIALNNKETIDGVRAIGAPVLNDGSIAGALCVSGPANRLTVGRCHDEIKPKLLEATNELELTLQYPPN from the coding sequence ATGACACCGGGCGACGGTCCAAATCGACGGGTTAAAACGACCGATACAGTCGTCGAAATCGTCGGCACGCTCCAGTCGATGAACAGTGCGACGCTGGCCGAACTGGCCGCCGAACTGCCCTACGCGAAGAGCACCATACACAGCCACCTCGCGACCCTTGAGAGCAACGAATACGTGGTCCAACGCGAGGACGAGTACGAACTCGGTCTCAAATTTCTCGAACACGGGATGTTCGTCAAAGACACGTACCAGATCTCGCGGATCGGCGCCCCGATTCTCGAGGATCTCGCCGAGGCGACCGGTGAAGTGGCCTGGACCATCGTCGAAGAGCACGGAAAGGCGGTCTACCTCGATAAGGCGATGGGCGACAACGCGGTGCAGACCCACGCGCGGGTCGGTGGTCGGGCGCGCTTGCACCACCTCGCGACCGGCAAGCTGATTCTCGCGTACCTCCCCGACGAGCGCGTCCGGGAGATTATCGACCGGCACGGCCTTCCCGAACTGACGCCACACACGATCACGGATCCGGCGGAGCTCCGGGAAGAACTCGAGCAAATCCGCGCGGACGGCATCGCACTCAACAACAAGGAAACGATCGATGGGGTGCGAGCGATCGGTGCGCCCGTACTGAACGACGGATCGATCGCAGGTGCACTCTGCGTGTCTGGCCCCGCGAACCGGCTCACGGTCGGGCGCTGTCACGACGAGATCAAACCGAAACTGCTCGAGGCCACGAACGAACTCGAACTCACGCTTCAGTATCCGCCGAACTGA
- a CDS encoding ABC transporter permease, producing MNVVDPLGIYALWLRDLKRFVRTPSRIIGSIAMPFLFLVFLAFGFDGAAIPGLPDDVEYLQFLVPGMVGFTMLFGASFAGLSILSDQDVGFLKEILVAPISRTSIVLGRIAGGSTTALVQATLILLLSIPLGFEIANPLSLPVAVVFLVLIAITFVGFGVALASQFSDSEGFGLVVQFIIFPLFFLSGAIYPISSFPEPVQVLALANPLTYGVDGLRAVLVGSSTYPVALDFGALVLSSGIMVAVGTYLFERVEAV from the coding sequence ATGAACGTCGTCGATCCCCTTGGAATCTACGCGCTCTGGCTGCGCGATCTCAAACGATTCGTTCGCACGCCGTCTCGGATCATTGGCTCGATCGCGATGCCGTTTCTCTTTCTCGTCTTCCTGGCGTTCGGATTCGACGGAGCAGCTATTCCGGGCCTCCCCGACGACGTCGAGTACCTCCAGTTTCTCGTCCCCGGAATGGTCGGGTTCACGATGTTGTTCGGTGCGTCGTTCGCCGGTCTGTCGATCCTTTCGGACCAGGACGTCGGCTTTCTCAAGGAGATCCTGGTCGCACCGATAAGCCGCACCTCTATCGTCCTCGGTCGAATCGCCGGCGGGTCGACGACAGCGCTCGTGCAGGCGACCCTCATCCTCCTGCTCTCGATACCGCTCGGCTTCGAGATCGCGAACCCGCTCTCGTTGCCGGTCGCCGTCGTCTTTCTCGTGTTGATCGCGATCACCTTCGTCGGATTCGGCGTGGCGCTCGCGTCTCAGTTCAGCGACAGCGAGGGATTCGGCCTCGTCGTTCAATTCATCATCTTCCCGCTCTTTTTCCTCTCGGGCGCGATATACCCCATCTCGAGTTTCCCCGAGCCGGTTCAGGTGCTCGCGCTGGCCAATCCGCTGACCTACGGCGTCGACGGCTTGCGCGCGGTGCTGGTCGGTAGCTCGACGTATCCGGTCGCCCTCGACTTCGGGGCGCTCGTGCTCTCTTCGGGTATCATGGTCGCCGTCGGGACGTATCTCTTCGAGCGCGTCGAAGCCGTGTGA
- a CDS encoding orc1/cdc6 family replication initiation protein, with translation MGLFERDTEIYKNRDALREDYQPEELVGRDEEIQMYQASLQPVINGEQPNNVFLYGKTGVGKTAATRYLLSHLEEDANQYDDIDLHLTFLNCDGLTSSYQIATRLVNELREETNQISTTGYPRATVYEMLWDDLDSIGGTNLIVLDEVDHVEDDSILYQLPRARANNNLTEAKIGIIGISNDFSFRDDLSPKVKSSLCEQEIHFPAYDAGDLQKILEQRAEVAFHDGVIDDAVIPLCAAYGAKDAGDARQSIDLLMKAGDLAREEEVAQEQQDEIVITEEHVEAGRHDLERGRIEEGINGLTQHGHLVLYSLLTLHLQNETPIRSRDVRPRYTNFAQRAGRDPLVPRRMRDHLSELAMLGLVSVTERNEGRRGGTYREYTLDMDIELILSALDDVLDDVGIHDSVQRYLTDSESPDGDTSLSEFQ, from the coding sequence ATGGGTCTGTTCGAACGCGACACGGAAATCTACAAAAACCGGGATGCACTGCGCGAGGACTATCAGCCCGAAGAACTCGTCGGACGGGACGAAGAGATTCAGATGTACCAGGCGTCACTCCAACCTGTTATCAACGGGGAGCAACCGAATAACGTCTTTCTCTACGGAAAGACTGGTGTCGGTAAAACGGCTGCAACCCGGTATCTCCTCTCGCATCTCGAGGAAGACGCGAACCAGTACGACGACATCGATCTCCACCTGACCTTTCTCAACTGCGACGGTCTGACGTCTTCGTATCAGATCGCGACGCGGCTGGTCAACGAACTCCGCGAGGAGACGAACCAGATCAGTACGACCGGGTATCCGCGGGCGACGGTCTACGAAATGCTGTGGGACGATCTCGACTCGATCGGTGGAACGAATTTGATCGTCTTAGACGAGGTCGACCACGTCGAAGACGATTCAATTCTGTACCAACTCCCGCGAGCGCGTGCAAACAACAATCTCACCGAAGCAAAGATCGGAATCATCGGCATCTCGAACGACTTTTCGTTCCGGGACGACCTCTCGCCGAAGGTCAAAAGCTCACTCTGTGAGCAGGAGATCCACTTTCCGGCCTACGACGCCGGCGATCTTCAGAAAATCCTCGAACAGCGGGCGGAGGTCGCGTTCCACGATGGGGTCATCGACGATGCGGTGATTCCGCTGTGTGCTGCCTACGGGGCGAAAGATGCGGGTGACGCCCGCCAGTCGATCGATCTGCTGATGAAAGCGGGCGATCTGGCTCGAGAGGAAGAGGTCGCCCAGGAGCAACAAGACGAGATCGTCATCACCGAAGAACACGTCGAGGCGGGTCGACACGACCTCGAGCGTGGTCGCATCGAGGAAGGGATCAACGGATTGACCCAGCACGGCCACCTCGTCCTCTATTCGCTGTTGACGTTACATCTCCAGAACGAGACCCCGATACGATCGCGCGACGTCCGACCTCGATACACCAATTTCGCCCAGCGGGCGGGACGCGACCCGCTGGTCCCTCGTCGCATGCGCGATCACCTCTCGGAGCTCGCGATGCTCGGACTCGTGTCCGTTACGGAGCGCAACGAGGGTCGCCGCGGTGGGACGTACCGCGAGTATACCCTCGATATGGACATCGAACTGATCCTCTCTGCCCTCGACGACGTGCTCGATGACGTCGGGATACACGACTCAGTTCAACGATATTTGACCGATAGCGAGTCACCCGATGGCGACACGTCGTTGTCGGAATTTCAGTAA
- a CDS encoding ferredoxin--NADP reductase yields the protein MTRTATLVDTYRLAPQVKGFRLRISGESLEFDPGQHTTVQFEADGKEVVRPYSPTTLPGTDEFALAIKRYDDGLASSYMHSRSPGDEIEIGEFEGNLSLEDPDRDIALLASGTGLTPLLSILRQYARVGSGDAHLVFGERTSDSIFHRSTLEELAATYASVETTYTLSDPEWDWLDRTGYVQEHLEDLFDDFESRDFYVCGVPGMVVETEDELRDLGTPEERIHSEGWEDDAVAEDS from the coding sequence ATGACGCGAACCGCCACTCTCGTCGACACGTACCGCCTCGCGCCGCAAGTGAAAGGGTTTCGACTCCGTATTTCCGGTGAATCCCTCGAGTTCGATCCCGGACAACACACGACGGTCCAGTTCGAGGCCGACGGCAAGGAGGTCGTGCGGCCCTACAGTCCCACGACCCTTCCCGGCACCGACGAGTTCGCACTCGCGATCAAGCGCTACGACGACGGCCTCGCATCTTCGTACATGCATAGCCGATCTCCGGGTGACGAAATCGAAATCGGGGAGTTCGAGGGAAACCTTTCTCTCGAGGATCCGGACCGCGATATCGCCCTGCTCGCGAGCGGAACCGGTCTCACGCCGCTGCTTTCGATCCTCAGACAGTACGCGCGTGTCGGGAGCGGCGACGCACACCTCGTCTTCGGCGAGCGGACAAGTGACTCGATCTTCCATCGGAGCACGTTAGAGGAGCTCGCGGCGACGTACGCCTCCGTCGAGACGACCTACACGCTCTCGGATCCGGAGTGGGACTGGCTCGACCGGACCGGCTACGTACAGGAGCACCTCGAGGACCTCTTCGACGATTTCGAGTCCCGGGACTTCTACGTCTGTGGCGTCCCCGGTATGGTCGTCGAGACGGAAGACGAGCTCCGCGACCTCGGTACGCCGGAGGAACGGATCCACAGCGAGGGGTGGGAAGACGACGCAGTCGCTGAGGATTCGTGA